A window of Pseudochaenichthys georgianus unplaced genomic scaffold, fPseGeo1.2 scaffold_1937_arrow_ctg1, whole genome shotgun sequence contains these coding sequences:
- the LOC117441721 gene encoding tripartite motif-containing protein 55 gives MVALLPPPSSSSGAPASERKEESPMCSVHEGEKINIYCVTHGVPTCSMCKVFGEHAACEVAPIGSVFQSKKSELSDGIAMVVGNNDRMQGIVSQLEEACRVIEENGRRQKTLVCEKFDLLYSVLEGKKRDLSQKVTSEQDEKLTYIRGLNKKYGEHLEESCKMVEHGIQNMEEPEMALFLQNTKPLLRKLTDACSTAHLDKVERGYENMDHFSVEFTKEGRALKSLDFLQDDEDEDEDDEEEDGEGEAPVTSPSASTST, from the exons ATGGTAGCCCTGCTCCCTccccccagcagcagcagcggcgcgCCGGCCTCCGAGAGGAAGGAGGAGTCTCCGATGTGCTCCGTGCACGAGGGAGAGAAGATCAACATCTACTGCGTGACGCACGGCGTGCCGACCTGCTCCATGTGCAAGGTGTTCGGGGAGCACGCGGCCTGCGAGGTGGCGCCCATCGGCAGCGTGTTCCAGAGCAAGAag TCGGAGCTGAGTGACGGGATCGCTATGGTGGTCGGGAACAACGACCGCATGCAGGGCATCGTCAGCCAGCTGGAGGAGGCCTGCAGGGTCATAGag gagaaCGGCCGGCGGCAGAAGACTCTGGTGTGTGAGAAGTTCGACCTCCTGTACTCGGTGCTGGAGGGGAAGAAGAGAGACTTGAGTCAGAAAGTGACGTCGGAGCAGGACGAGAAGCTGACGTACATCAGAGGACTGAACAAGAAGTACGGAGAACATCTGGAGGAGAGCTGCAAGATGGTGGAGCACGGCATCCAGAACATGGAGGAGCCGGAGatggctctgttcctgcag AACACCAAGCCTCTGCTCAGAAA GCTCACGGACGCCTGCAGCACGGCTCATCTGGATAAAGTGGAGCGAGGATATGAGAACATGGATCACTTCAGCGTTGAATTCACGAAGGAGGGCCGAGCGCTGAAGAGCCTCGACTTCCTGCAGG ACGATGAAGACGaggatgaagatgatgaagaggaagatGGAGAGGGGGAGGCTCCTGTCACGTCTCCCTCAGCCTCCACCTCTACCTGA
- the crhb gene encoding corticotropin releasing hormone b, translating to MKLNSFGTTVILLVAFFPRCGCRAVESPGGAQRQQQQRQRGAVVERLGEEYFLRLGSTGDSSRSTGDSSRSFPAMLLPSGLSRALQLTRRLLQGKVGNFRAILGDDEESMERGRRSEDPPISLDLTFHLLREMMEMSKAEQMAQQAQNNRRMMELFGK from the coding sequence ATGAAGCTCAACTCGTTTGGCACCACCGTGATTCTGCTCGTTGCCTTCTTCCCGCGCTGCGGATGTCGGGCCGTTGAGAGTCCCGGCGGCgcccagcggcagcagcagcagcggcagcgcGGGGCCGTGGTGGAGCGGCTCGGGGAGGAGTACTTCCTCCGGCTGGGGAGCACCGGGGACTCCTCTCGCTCCACCGGGGACTCCTCTCGCTCCTTCCCCGCCATGCTGCTCCCCTCCGGGCTGAGCAGAGCGCTGCAGCTGACGCGGCGCCTCCTTCAGGGCAAAGTGGGGAACTTCAGGGCGATCCTCGGGGACGACGAGGAGTCcatggagagagggaggaggtcCGAAGACCCTCCGATCTCCCTGGACCTGACCTTCCACCTGCTGAGGGAGATGATGGAGATGTCCAAGGCGGAGCAGATGGCGCAGCAGGCGCAGAACAACAGGAGGATGATGGAGCTGTTCGGGAAGTGA